From the genome of Muricauda sp. SCSIO 64092, one region includes:
- a CDS encoding M48 family metallopeptidase, translating to MKKLVLTLLVFMVAMACKTNPFTGKKMLNFYGNRQIFPMAFAQYDQFLSENNVITGTDEARMITEVGQRISSAAERWLDANGYPGYLKDYQWEYNLVKDETVNAWCMPGGKIVFYTGILPITQTETGVAVVMGHEVAHALADHGAQRMSAGTLQQIGAVGAAIATSGESAETQNAFMQAYGIGSNVLGMLPFSRSHETEADLIGLQIMAIAGYNPDEAAKLWQRMKAKSGGQAPPEFLSTHPSNDTRISNLTAWAPQAKQEAAKFGVTSFK from the coding sequence ATGAAAAAATTAGTATTGACACTATTGGTTTTCATGGTTGCAATGGCCTGTAAAACCAACCCGTTTACGGGAAAGAAGATGCTCAATTTTTACGGAAACAGACAAATATTTCCAATGGCCTTTGCCCAATACGACCAATTTCTTTCCGAGAACAACGTCATTACGGGAACGGATGAGGCCCGAATGATAACGGAAGTTGGACAGCGCATTTCCTCTGCGGCCGAACGTTGGCTGGATGCCAATGGGTATCCCGGCTACCTTAAGGATTATCAATGGGAATATAATTTGGTGAAAGATGAAACGGTAAATGCGTGGTGTATGCCCGGTGGTAAAATCGTTTTTTATACCGGTATTCTGCCCATTACCCAAACAGAAACCGGGGTTGCCGTGGTAATGGGACATGAGGTGGCCCATGCCTTGGCCGATCATGGTGCCCAACGGATGAGTGCCGGTACTTTGCAACAAATAGGTGCCGTAGGTGCGGCAATTGCGACCAGCGGAGAATCCGCGGAAACCCAAAATGCCTTTATGCAGGCCTATGGGATAGGATCCAACGTCCTGGGTATGCTGCCGTTTAGCCGAAGCCATGAAACAGAGGCAGATTTAATTGGGCTTCAGATCATGGCCATAGCTGGCTATAATCCCGATGAAGCCGCCAAACTGTGGCAAAGGATGAAAGCAAAATCCGGAGGACAGGCCCCACCCGAGTTCTTGAGCACGCATCCATCCAATGATACCAGGATAAGTAATTTGACGGCATGGGCCCCTCAGGCCAAACAAGAAGCCGCCAAATTTGGGGTCACATCGTTCAAATAA
- a CDS encoding RNA polymerase sigma factor — protein MSHQNENIDALLQQCLEGKQRAQMEIYNRYYKAMYNTALRIVKHTAEAEDVMQESFLNAFTKLKTFKGDVTFGAWLKRIVINNSIYHYRKQQKNKTADLDEIMYKVEDNDAVALDESGYTELKAQKVMETMNSLKDNYRVSLTLNLIEGYDYEEISQIMDISYANCRTTISRAKESLRKKLAVNV, from the coding sequence TTGAGCCACCAAAATGAAAATATTGATGCATTGTTGCAGCAATGTCTTGAAGGCAAGCAACGTGCACAGATGGAGATTTATAACCGTTACTATAAAGCTATGTACAACACAGCATTAAGAATAGTAAAACACACAGCGGAGGCCGAGGACGTAATGCAAGAGTCGTTTTTAAATGCTTTTACCAAACTTAAAACATTTAAAGGGGATGTAACCTTTGGAGCCTGGTTAAAAAGAATCGTCATCAACAACAGTATTTATCATTATCGAAAGCAGCAAAAAAACAAGACTGCGGATTTGGACGAAATAATGTACAAGGTCGAAGATAATGATGCGGTTGCTTTGGACGAAAGTGGTTACACAGAACTGAAGGCTCAAAAAGTGATGGAAACCATGAACAGTTTAAAAGATAATTACAGAGTTTCTTTGACCTTAAACTTAATTGAGGGGTATGATTACGAAGAAATCAGTCAAATTATGGACATAAGCTATGCCAATTGTAGGACAACGATCTCAAGGGCAAAAGAAAGCCTACGGAAAAAGCTAGCTGTAAACGTTTAG
- a CDS encoding head GIN domain-containing protein, whose translation MKRILTLSLVLFSILATAQWNKKKIRGNGNVVTIERNVGEYDAIASAGWFDVILVSGKEGKITLKGEENLLEYIETEVKNGKLTIKKEKGVNLSSSKWRNGIEVTIPIEDISAVSSAGSGNVISKTTIKADTFKASVAGSGDITLAVEASDLKASLSGSGDMDLSGSANTFTVSVAGSADIDAFDLTADYVTANVAGSGKLNVTAKEEIKARVSGSGDITYKGNPTKIDSKSAGSGNISSY comes from the coding sequence ATGAAAAGGATATTAACGTTAAGCCTGGTATTGTTCTCCATACTGGCAACGGCACAATGGAACAAAAAGAAAATAAGGGGAAATGGAAATGTAGTCACCATAGAACGTAATGTTGGTGAATATGATGCCATTGCGTCCGCAGGTTGGTTTGATGTAATCCTGGTATCCGGAAAGGAAGGAAAGATTACGCTAAAAGGAGAGGAAAACCTTTTGGAATACATAGAAACCGAGGTGAAAAACGGGAAACTGACCATCAAAAAAGAAAAAGGCGTGAATTTATCATCTTCCAAATGGAGGAATGGCATTGAAGTGACCATCCCCATTGAGGACATCAGCGCTGTGAGCTCCGCAGGATCAGGTAATGTAATTTCGAAAACCACCATTAAGGCAGATACGTTCAAAGCCTCTGTTGCCGGATCGGGTGATATTACACTTGCGGTGGAAGCCTCAGACTTAAAAGCCTCGCTCTCGGGCTCAGGTGATATGGATCTATCCGGTTCTGCAAATACCTTTACCGTTTCAGTTGCCGGTTCTGCAGATATTGATGCTTTTGACCTTACAGCGGATTACGTTACGGCCAATGTTGCGGGATCGGGCAAGTTGAACGTTACCGCCAAAGAAGAAATAAAAGCAAGGGTTTCGGGTTCCGGAGACATTACCTACAAAGGAAATCCCACTAAAATAGACAGTAAATCCGCCGGTTCCGGAAATATTTCGAGCTACTAA
- a CDS encoding MFS transporter, protein MAKVLAIKGNKKLLNAWAFYDWANSVYSLVISSAIFPIFYGALFRSAGVEKVLVFGGEIARAPLISYVTSAAFVFIAIITPLVSGIADYLGNKKVFLKFFCYLGAASCIGLYWFSLENIYLGLVCYFFGLVGFWVSFAINNSYLPDIAFPEQQDRISAKGFSLGYIGSVLLLLINLAMVMKPSLFGILDSAGEVAEITAMKYSFVTVGIWWILFSQYTFKHLPKGYKREGERTNIVLNGFLELKSVWQQLGAETKLKRYLGAFFVYSMAVQTIMLIATYFGEEEIDWGTDNERTTGLIISILVIQLVAIFGATFTARASKKFGNIQTLITINIFWLALCVYAYFLKTPMDFYIAAGLVGIVMGGIQALSRSTYSKFLPETTDTTSFFSFYDVSEKIGIIIGTFLYGFVAQVTGSMRNAAIFLGVFFLIGAFLLTRVNKKP, encoded by the coding sequence ATGGCAAAAGTGTTGGCGATAAAGGGTAATAAAAAGCTTTTGAATGCATGGGCTTTTTATGATTGGGCCAATTCCGTATATAGCCTTGTTATTTCCTCTGCCATTTTCCCAATTTTTTATGGGGCGTTATTTAGGTCTGCGGGCGTAGAAAAGGTTCTGGTATTTGGTGGTGAGATAGCGCGTGCACCGCTCATAAGTTATGTGACCTCCGCCGCTTTTGTATTTATCGCCATCATAACACCATTGGTGTCCGGAATTGCGGATTATCTGGGAAACAAAAAAGTATTCCTTAAGTTCTTTTGCTATTTGGGGGCGGCTTCCTGTATAGGCCTGTATTGGTTTTCATTGGAAAACATCTATTTGGGGCTGGTTTGCTATTTTTTTGGTCTGGTTGGGTTTTGGGTGAGTTTTGCCATCAATAATTCCTATTTGCCGGACATTGCCTTCCCGGAGCAGCAAGATAGGATAAGTGCCAAGGGTTTTTCCTTAGGTTATATAGGCAGTGTGTTGCTACTGTTGATCAATCTGGCCATGGTCATGAAACCATCCCTTTTTGGCATTTTGGACAGCGCCGGTGAAGTTGCCGAAATTACGGCCATGAAGTATTCATTTGTGACCGTGGGCATATGGTGGATATTATTTAGCCAATATACTTTTAAACACCTTCCAAAAGGATATAAAAGGGAAGGGGAACGTACCAATATTGTGTTGAATGGTTTTCTTGAATTAAAATCCGTTTGGCAACAATTGGGTGCTGAGACCAAATTGAAACGTTATTTGGGCGCCTTTTTCGTTTACAGTATGGCCGTACAGACCATTATGCTGATTGCCACATATTTTGGTGAGGAGGAAATTGATTGGGGAACGGACAATGAGCGGACCACGGGACTTATTATAAGCATTTTGGTGATACAACTTGTCGCAATTTTTGGTGCTACTTTCACTGCCAGGGCCTCCAAAAAGTTCGGGAACATCCAAACCCTTATTACCATTAATATTTTTTGGCTGGCACTATGTGTTTATGCCTATTTTCTGAAGACCCCAATGGATTTTTATATTGCAGCGGGTTTAGTGGGGATTGTCATGGGCGGTATCCAGGCGCTATCGCGATCCACATATTCCAAATTTCTTCCGGAAACGACGGATACCACTTCGTTTTTTAGTTTTTATGACGTTTCAGAAAAAATAGGGATTATTATTGGGACCTTTCTTTACGGTTTTGTGGCGCAGGTTACTGGAAGTATGCGAAATGCGGCCATTTTTCTTGGGGTTTTCTTTTTGATCGGTGCTTTTCTTTTGACCAGGGTAAATAAAAAACCCTGA
- a CDS encoding head GIN domain-containing protein yields MKKALTIVLAILTVTLSSAQWKRVKGNGKTVTIERSVGEYDYVALAGWFDVELVDGTEGQLTLKGEENLLEYIKTEVKDGKLTIKQKRGINLKPSNWNDGILITVPVENVDGVSLSGSGDIVGKTVLKSNRFRTSISGSGDISLEIEAASVDASMSGSGDMNLSGRATDFEVSVSGSGDIRAYDLEADFVDAQVSGSADIKVTAKEMLKARVSGSGDISYKGNPKKIDTKSSGSGDISSY; encoded by the coding sequence ATGAAAAAAGCACTAACAATTGTTTTGGCCATACTAACAGTTACCTTATCCAGCGCCCAATGGAAACGCGTTAAGGGAAATGGGAAAACCGTGACCATTGAACGTTCCGTGGGGGAATATGACTATGTAGCACTTGCAGGTTGGTTCGATGTGGAACTTGTGGATGGTACCGAAGGACAACTGACCCTTAAGGGGGAGGAAAATCTATTGGAATATATCAAGACCGAGGTTAAGGATGGCAAATTGACCATCAAACAAAAAAGGGGCATCAATTTGAAGCCTTCCAATTGGAATGATGGAATATTAATTACCGTTCCCGTTGAAAATGTGGATGGTGTATCCTTATCGGGATCTGGTGATATTGTTGGGAAAACCGTATTGAAATCCAATCGTTTTAGGACTTCAATCTCAGGTTCCGGTGATATTTCCTTGGAAATTGAAGCCGCAAGTGTGGATGCTTCAATGTCCGGTTCAGGGGATATGAACCTATCCGGAAGGGCCACGGATTTTGAGGTATCCGTTTCAGGTTCCGGAGATATTAGGGCTTATGACCTGGAAGCTGATTTTGTGGATGCCCAAGTATCCGGTTCAGCGGACATTAAGGTCACGGCAAAGGAAATGCTAAAAGCACGTGTTTCCGGTTCGGGGGATATCAGTTACAAAGGAAACCCAAAAAAGATTGATACCAAAAGCTCCGGTTCGGGGGACATTTCAAGTTATTAA
- a CDS encoding glycoside hydrolase family 31 protein, which translates to MIVNTEIEKRGNLYPNHIVDFKQDNDKLYFTTQNGVILELTILRDSMVRFRYATEHVFEPDFSYAVSENVITGYNRLEVEDEISEYTIETAKIRIHIDKTTLKVLLMDLEGNPINEDDSGFHWEENYDYGGNVVKMTKVTQTGESFYGMGDKASHTNLKGKRVSNWVTDSYAYGKDQEPLYKAIPFYVGLHNDLAYGIFFDNSFGTYFDFAHERRNLTSFWADGGEMNYYFFYGPKISQVVEAYTDLTGVPELPPMWALGYHQSKWSYYPEKRVKQLASNFRKYRIPCDAIYLDIDYMDGFRCFTWNHRRFPDPKKMIEELEEDGFKTVTMIDPGLKIDRDYWVYRQAMEQDYFCKRADGPHFKGKVWPGECKFPDFTNPEVREWWAGLYKEMIAEMGVHGVWNDMNEPAVMEVPTKTANLDVRHDYDGHPCSHRKAHNVYGMQMVRATYNGLKKYTFPKRPFVLTRAAYAGTQRYSATWTGDNVATWEHLWIANVQMQRMCMSGYSFVGSDIGGFAEQPNGELFARWIQLGVFHPFCRVHSSGDHGDQEPWSFGDEITEIVRKFIELRYQLLPYLYTTFYNYVTNGVPMLQSLVYYDQEDTQTHFRTDEFLFGEHILVCPVQEPNAQGRRMYIPKGKWYNYWTEEIVNGKVEKWVAAPLDKIPLFIKEGAIIPKYPVQQYVGEKDIKELKVDVYYKEGTEKSTIYEDQLEGFDHKKGRYSLRNFRLRGKANELIIQQFKDGSFTTSYDTLKIQFHGLPFKISRIEVDNEEVDLKSVKFDGKASMEVSKETTELHVFGP; encoded by the coding sequence ATGATTGTCAATACCGAGATTGAAAAAAGGGGCAATCTTTACCCCAACCACATTGTTGATTTTAAGCAGGATAATGATAAACTGTACTTTACGACCCAAAATGGAGTGATCCTGGAGCTCACCATTTTGAGGGATAGCATGGTTCGTTTTAGGTATGCGACCGAACATGTTTTTGAACCGGACTTCTCCTATGCGGTAAGTGAGAACGTTATCACCGGATATAATAGGCTTGAAGTTGAGGATGAAATTTCAGAATATACCATCGAGACCGCTAAAATTCGAATTCACATTGATAAAACCACCCTTAAAGTTCTACTAATGGATTTGGAAGGGAATCCAATCAATGAGGATGACAGTGGTTTTCACTGGGAGGAGAATTATGATTATGGTGGCAACGTGGTGAAAATGACCAAGGTTACCCAAACCGGGGAAAGCTTTTATGGTATGGGGGATAAAGCCTCACATACCAATTTAAAGGGAAAAAGGGTTTCCAATTGGGTAACGGACTCCTATGCCTATGGAAAAGACCAGGAACCATTGTACAAGGCCATTCCATTTTATGTGGGACTGCACAACGATCTGGCCTATGGAATCTTTTTTGACAACTCTTTTGGGACCTATTTCGATTTTGCCCATGAGCGCAGAAACCTGACCAGTTTCTGGGCGGATGGTGGCGAAATGAACTACTACTTTTTCTACGGCCCCAAAATTTCACAGGTTGTGGAGGCGTATACCGATTTAACGGGAGTGCCTGAATTGCCGCCTATGTGGGCCTTGGGCTACCATCAATCCAAATGGAGCTATTACCCGGAAAAAAGGGTAAAGCAACTGGCATCAAACTTTAGGAAATATAGAATCCCGTGCGATGCCATTTACTTGGATATTGACTATATGGATGGCTTTCGCTGTTTTACCTGGAACCACAGACGTTTTCCAGATCCAAAAAAAATGATTGAGGAATTGGAGGAGGATGGATTCAAGACCGTAACCATGATCGATCCCGGGTTAAAGATAGATCGGGACTATTGGGTCTACCGACAGGCAATGGAACAGGACTATTTTTGCAAACGGGCAGATGGACCCCATTTTAAAGGAAAGGTCTGGCCAGGGGAATGTAAATTCCCGGATTTTACCAATCCTGAAGTTAGGGAATGGTGGGCCGGTCTATACAAGGAAATGATAGCGGAAATGGGAGTGCACGGTGTTTGGAACGATATGAACGAACCTGCCGTTATGGAAGTCCCGACCAAGACAGCAAACTTGGATGTAAGGCATGATTATGATGGCCATCCCTGTAGCCATAGAAAAGCCCATAACGTTTACGGTATGCAAATGGTACGGGCCACCTACAATGGTTTAAAGAAGTATACTTTTCCCAAAAGGCCTTTTGTGTTGACCAGGGCCGCTTATGCTGGTACACAGCGTTATTCCGCCACATGGACAGGGGACAATGTTGCTACTTGGGAACATCTTTGGATAGCTAATGTACAGATGCAGCGTATGTGCATGAGCGGATATTCATTTGTAGGTTCCGATATAGGTGGGTTTGCCGAGCAACCTAATGGGGAACTGTTCGCAAGATGGATACAACTTGGCGTATTCCATCCTTTTTGTAGGGTACATTCCAGTGGTGATCATGGAGATCAAGAGCCATGGTCATTTGGGGATGAGATTACCGAAATCGTGAGGAAATTCATTGAGCTACGCTACCAATTGCTCCCCTATCTGTACACTACCTTTTACAATTATGTGACCAATGGGGTGCCTATGCTTCAATCCTTGGTGTATTATGATCAAGAGGATACACAAACCCATTTCAGGACCGATGAGTTCCTTTTTGGGGAACATATTTTGGTCTGTCCTGTTCAAGAACCCAATGCCCAGGGCCGTAGAATGTATATCCCCAAAGGGAAATGGTACAATTACTGGACCGAGGAAATTGTGAATGGCAAAGTTGAAAAGTGGGTTGCGGCCCCATTGGACAAAATCCCACTATTTATTAAAGAGGGGGCCATAATTCCTAAATACCCAGTTCAACAGTATGTTGGCGAAAAAGACATAAAGGAATTAAAGGTTGATGTGTATTATAAGGAAGGCACGGAAAAATCCACCATCTATGAAGATCAACTTGAGGGGTTTGACCATAAAAAGGGCCGTTACAGCCTACGTAATTTTAGACTAAGGGGAAAAGCCAACGAATTGATCATACAGCAATTTAAGGATGGTAGCTTTACTACTTCCTACGATACCCTTAAAATCCAGTTTCATGGACTTCCCTTTAAAATTTCGAGGATAGAGGTGGATAATGAGGAGGTGGACCTGAAATCAGTGAAATTTGATGGAAAGGCCAGTATGGAAGTAAGCAAAGAGACTACGGAACTTCATGTTTTTGGACCTTAA